The Treponema succinifaciens DSM 2489 region CGACACTGCGCTTGAAGAAATTAAAAAATAAAATGCAAGATTATCCGCTCTAGCAAGGTAATGACAAATAGGCAAAATCTTAACTGTCATTCCCATGCCCAGACACGGGAAATCTTCTATAAAAAGCAAAAGGGGCTGTCCAAAAAGAAACGGGCAGCCCTAATTATTTTAAATTTACAATCCTACAAAATTCATTTAACATAAAAAAGGCCGCCCTTTTTGAAGTCTGCTAATAACTTCTAGGACAGCCCCATTCTTTTTAACTTGAATATATTAAAAAACTACTTTCTATACGGTGCTGTTGGCTTTGGCATTTCAAGAAACTGACAGCCTAAAAATTATTCTGTGAATAAAAACCTTGCCTAGTTAATTCAAAAGGGCATACAGAATTAGGAGCAGTCATTTTATAGTCATAATAATCATGGTTATAATCATGGTTATAATCATAATATGGATACGATTTAATTGTAAAATCGAACTCAAATCCTGGGCATTTTGCTTTTATTTTTCCATCTTTGGTAGTGTCGCCAGTGTATGTTCCTGATAAATGTTCATAAGTTATGCCACTAACAGAATGTGTTGATTTAAATGTGTTATCATCATAGAAATAAAAATCATATCGATTAGAACTTTCATATGAAGACCAAGTTGTTACAACGCTTGGATCGTCATCGTCGTCGTCGTCATCAGACTTGCAGCCCGCAAATGCAACCGCAAGGACCATAGCTGCCAATACAGCTGAAATTTTAGCAAACTTTCTCATAAGTTCACTCCTTAAAATAAATAGATTCCGCTGAAAAAAATTCAGCAACGCCTATTGTACCCCCCCCCCGGGATTTGTCAAGTGCTTTGCGGAATTTTTATGCATTTTTTTTCAGATAAATTTTTTTGCTATTCCGTGCCCCTACCCTGTGTCATTTCATGCACAGCCCCTTTGTCATTCCCATACACAGACAATCTCCCCCATTAAAAACAAAACTCTGCATTTTACCCTATCAATTGCAACAATCCACGCAATAAAGTAAAATGAACTTCAACTTAGAACTTTGAGGAATTTATGATTTTTTCACCTGTAGAAATCGAAGAAACAGTAAATATGTTCATGCGTCAAAAACTCGATGTGCGATGCATAACAATGGGAATATCACTTTTAGACTGCGCGGATTCAGATGCAAAAAAAGCAAATCAAAAAATCTATGACAAAATAATGCGCTACGCTGGAAACCTTGTGCGTGTAGGCCAGGACATAGAAAAAGAATTCGGAGTTCCAATCATCAACAAAAGAATTTCTGTAACTCCAATCGCCTTGGTCGCAGGAGCAAGCGGAGAAAAATCCTACGTTGAATATTGCCGCACGCTCGACAAATGCGCAAAGGAACTCGGCGTAAATTTCATTGGCGGATTCAGCGCGCTTGTTCAAAAAGGAATCACACCGGCAGACAGAATTTTAATTGATTCAATTCCAGAAGCCCTTGCCACAACAAATTTTGTCTGCTCAAGCGTAAACGTGGGAACAACAAAAAACGGAATCAACATGGATGCTGTAAAGCTCATGGGAGAAACAATAAAGAAAACCGCTGAAGTTTCCCGTAACTGCGAAATCAACGGCTGCGCAAAGCTTGTAGTCTTTACAAATGCGCCGGAAGACAATCCGTTTATGGCGGGAGCTTTCCACGGACCGGGAGAAGGAGACGCGGTAATCAACGTTGGAGTTTCAGGACCTGGAGTTATTCTTGCCGCCGCCCGTGAATACAAAGGCCGCCCGATCAATGAGCTTGCAGACGGAATCAAAAAAATGGCATTCAAGATTACACGCATGGGACAAATGGTCGGAACAGAAGCCGCAAAACGTCTTGGTGTAAACTTCGGAATCCTAGACCTTTCACTTGCTCCTACACCGGAAGTCGGAGACAGTGTTGCCCGCATTCTTGAAGAAATCGGACTTGAAGGAGCAGGAGCACCGGGAACAACAGCAGCCCTTGCAATGCTTACCGACATGGTAAAAAAAGGCGGCGTAATGGCTTCAACAAACGTAGGCGGATTAAGCGGCGCATTTATTCCTGTAAGTGAAGACGAAGGCATGATTAACGCCGTAAAACAGCATTCCATTACTCTTGAAAAACTCGAAGCTATGACTTGCGTCTGTTCTGTAGGACTTGACATGATTGCAATTCCGGGCGACACGCCTGCAACAACAATCAGCGGAATCATGGCAGACGAAATGGCTATTGGAATGGTAAATAACAAGACAACAGCCGTGCGCCTTATTCCGGCTCCAGGAAAAAAAGCAGGTGAATGGGTTGAATTCGGAGGACTTTTGGGAGGCTGTCCAGTAATCGATGTAAACAAATTCGGCTGCGCAGACTTTATAAACCGCGGCGGAAGAATCCCAGCACCAATTCACAGCTTCAGAAACTAAAAACACATATCCTCTGTCATGGGGATGTCCCATAAGTATCTTTTTTGTCATTTTCGGGCTTGACCCGAAAATCTAAATGCATATATTGCAATCATTTAGAGATTGTTATGCAAACATCGCAGTATCAAGTACGACAATGACATTTAGAACTTATTAGCCCCCATCTCTTTTCAGCTTTACACAGCAATAGACTTTTAAAACTAGCTCATGGTATAATCAGCGTATGAAACACAATATGCAAATTTTACAAGAGCTAGCCGCAAAAAACGGACCTCTTTGCGTTGGGCTAGACACAGATCCGTCTTATATTCCGCAGAATTTAGTTGAAAAGTTTTCTCCAGCACAAGCTGTTCTTGAATACAATAAGCTTTTAATAAAAAAAATCACAGAGGACAAAAGTGCCTGCTGCTTTAAAGTCCAGATTGCTTACTATGAGGCAATGGGAATTGAAGGACTTAAAGTTTATGCGCAAACTTTAAAAGCTGTAAAAGATTCCGGGCTAATCTGCATTTCCGATATAAAAAGAGGAGACATTGCAGCCACAGCAAGCGCGTATGCAAAAGCTCATTTTTCAGGTGATTTTGAATCAGATATAATCACAATAAATCCTTACATGGGATTCGACACATTAAAGCCTTTTACAGAATTCTGCGCTTCCAAAGGAAAAGGAGTTTTCGTTCTGCTTAGAACAAGCAATCCGGGAATGACAGACATTGAACAGAAAGAATTGAAAACGGGTGGCCGTGTGCTCGATGAAGTCGGAAAAGAACTGGAGCGTCTCAGCAATCAGATGAAGGAAACTTTCCCGGAGCAAACCTGCAGCCCCATTGGAGCAGTTGTAGGCTGCACAGAAGAAAGCGACGCAAATTATCTTAGACAAACCTATAAAGATATTTTCTTTTTGATTCCAGGATACGGCGCACAAGGTGGAGCCGCAAGCATTTGCACAGCCCTGTTAAAAAATGCAGGTGGAACAGTAAATTCTTCCCGCGGAATTCTATGCGCTTGGAAAAAAGATTCAGACTGCATAAAAAAACAGCAAGACGGAAAACTTCTTTCATTTGATGACATAGTAGAAGCCGCCGCAAAAGCCGCCATAGCTTCAAAGAATGAATTAACTAACATCCGGTAATATTAACAAATATAAAAACTAACGGTCATTAATAAAATAAGGAACTTTTTATGGATAAGCCAGAAATTGACAAAGACGGAAATGGGATTCTTTTTTCAGGAAATGCAAAAGTTACAGAATGCAAGGAAATTCACAGCAATGTATTTCTTTTAGAAACAGAACTTGAACTAGAACGGAAAACCCAAGTTTCACCTTTGCCAGGTCAGTTTTATCTTGTAAAAAGCACAAGAAGCAATGTTCAGTTTGGACGTCCAATAAGTGTTTATCATGCCGACCGGAAATCTGATACCATTTTAAGGGTACAGTTTTTAATCCTGCAAAAAGGTGAAGGTACAGCTGAGCTTTGCCACCTTTTAAAAAATGACTTAGTAGAACTATCTGGCCCCTTAGGTAACAGTTTTAAAAAAACAGAAGGAAAACTTTGTATTTGCGGCGGCGGAATTGGAGTTGCCCCAGTTGCAAATTTTGCTTCATCACTTCCGCCAAAAAGCTATGACTTCTACGCAAGCTTTAAAAGCGGATCTTATGGTCTAGAAAAAGTAGAACCAGAAAAACTCATAATAACAACTGACGATGGCTCTGTTGGAATACATGGAATGGTAACAGCTGCGCTTACATCTGACATCATAAAAAAAGAAGGGTACAGCGCAATATACGCCTGCGGTCCCACGCCAATGCTAGCCTATATACAAAAAATCGCAAAAGAAGCAGATGTAAAATGCTTTTTAAGCATAGAAAAAAAGATGCTTTGCGGAGCCGGAGCTTGCCTTGGATGCACAGTACGCACAAAAGAAGGAAACCGCAGAGTATGCAAGGACGGTCCTGTTTTTAACGCTGAAATTCTAGAATTTGAAAAGCCGGAATTTGCAAAAAGAAATCCATTGCCACTAGGCATAGAGCCAGATTTAAGTGTTGAAATTGCAGGAATAAAATTTAAAAACCCTGTAATCGCGGCAAGCGGAACATTCGGCTTTGGGCAAAACTACCGCGGATTTTTCGATGTTTCCAGGCTAGGTGGAATAAGCTCAAAAGGCCTTACACTAGCTCCAAAGGGAGGAAATTCCGGTGAGCGCGTTATCGAAGTTTCATCTGGCGACATAAATTCAATAGGTCTTGAAAATCCTGGAGTTCCTCACTTTATTCAAAACGAGCTTCCAGAAATGCTAAAGCTAGACACTGTTTCAATTGCGAACCTTGCAGGACACGACCTAGATTCCTATATAAAAGGCGCAGAGCTTTTGGACAAAACTCCAGTTCCGGCAATCGAGCTGAACATAAGCTGTCCAAATGTAAAGGCAGGCGGAATGGCTTGGGGAATAAATCCAGAAGCCGCGTTCACCTGTGTCAGCGCAGTTAGAAAAGCGACATCAAAGCCTTTAATTGTAAAGCTGTCCCCTAACGCACCGGACTTGGTTTCTGTAGCCCTTGCCTGCATAAAAGCCGGAGCAAACGCATTAAGCCTGATTAACACGATTCAAGCAGTTGCAATCGACATTGAAAGCGGACGTCCTGTATTCGACAATATAAAAGCCGGACTTTGCGGACCTGCCGTAAAACCAATTGCGCTCCGCATGGTCTATGACGTTGTAAAAGCCGTAAATTCACTTCCGAAGGAACAGCAAATTCCTGTAATCGGTCTGGGAGGAATTTCAAAATGGCAAGACGCAGTAGAATTTATAATGGCTGGAGCTAGTGCAATTCAGGTTGGAACTGCAACATTTTCAAATCCAAAGACAATGATAGAAATCATCGAAGGCCTAAAAAAATTTATGCAATCCCACGGATACAAGAAAATTGAAGATTTCCGCGGAATAGCACAAGTATAAAATTCTATTTACGCCATTTTTCATCTTCTTCCTCTTCTTTTACAGAATCTGGAAGAACTGTTTTTCTTGCGGCAACTGTATTTTCAGAAGAATCTTTTGTTTTTTTTGGTGAACCGCCGAATTTTTCATCAAGTGAATATTTTTTTACAAATTTTGTCGTGATTTTTGAATACAAAAAAAAGCTTAATACAAGTCCGATTGTAAAGCTTCCAAACAGCGCGTTTCCGTATGCTTCAAAACTAGCCGCATGAAAAACAAATTTCAAGAAGACAAGGCAAATTCCAAAAAGCGAGCCAATTATCAGCGCAGTAAAAAGAATGTTTACAATGCTTGAAATCAATATATATAGAAGATAAAAAACTTTTTTGTTCATAATCTATTCCTTTTTATTGTTCTTGCGGTCTGATTTTACTTGAAACACAAATGTTATTACAAAAATAATTCCGCAGACAACAACCGCAGCGTCTGCAAAATTGAATGTCGGCCAACGTTCCATTCCGAAAAGTCCAAAGAAATAGCAGTCAACAAAATCAACAACTCCTTCCGGACGGAAAAATCGGTCAATTAAATTTCCAATGCCGCCGCCAAGAATTCCGCAGACAGCCCACCGCTGAAGCTTTGTAAATTCATTGTTTCTAAAATAGATCACGTAAACCGCGATAATCACAAAAAGCGGAAGCAATGCAAAAAGAATTCCCCTAAGTCCATCGGAAAGCCCAGAGCCCATGCTGAACGCAATTGCATTGTTGCGGACATGAATCAAGCGCAGATATTTTCCAAAAATTTCAATTACGGCATCATCAGCAAAAACTGTAAGACGCGGAATAAATTTCACAACAAGGCACTTTGTAATCTGATCAAGAAGAATCACCGCAAAAGAAAGTGTAAGCGGCAAAAGTTTATTTTTTGTGTTCTGGTTCATAAAATAATTATAGTACAAAAACACCAAGCTTTACAACAATTCAAAATGCACTTGAAGGTAATTCGCATTTTCTCTATTATTTTTGCATGAAATGGCTTATTGCTTCTGATATACATGGCTCATCTTTTTATTGCAAAAAACTTCTTGAAAAGTTTAATGAAGAAAAAGCGGACAGACTTTTGCTTTTAGGCGACATTCTTTATCATGGTCCAAGAAATGACTTGCCGAAAGAATACAACCCGAAAATTGTAACTGCGCTTTTAAATGAATATTCAGAAAAAATCAGTTGTGTAAGAGGAAACTGCGATTCCGAAGTAGACCAAATGGTTTTGAATTTTCCGATTATGGCGGAATATGCGATTCTCGATGTTGGAAGCAGACTTATTTTTGCAACCCACGGACACATTTTTAATGAGGTCAATCCTTTAAAAATGCCAAGCGGAAGCGTTTTGATCTGCGGACATTTCCATGTGCCGAAAATTCTTAAGCACGAAAATTATCTGTACCTAAATACAGGGTCAGTTTCTCTACCAAAGGAAAATTCCTGGCACAGTTATATACTTTTTGATGGGGACAGATTCTACTGGAAAGACCTAAAAAACGATGAAGAAAAACTTAGTATCCGCCTATCATCTGAGTATTGATAAAATCTGTCAGAACTGTACCCAAATGATTTGACATATAGCCGCTTCTGTCTGGCTGTACCCCAAGAACTGCACCCAAAACTGGCTCTGTATTTTCAACAGGACCAAAGCCTTTTGTAGTGTAATCATCTATATAAGCCAAATCAAAGCTACCGAATATTTTTACAAAACTCTTTTGGCTTACATACTGCATTGAGCCAGACAAATCTCCATCTGTAATCAAGAAAATTACATCTTTTTCTGTAGGCTTGCACAATGAAAGCAAAATCCAAAACTTTTCGTTTATAAAATCCGAATTTTTTTGAACCTGCTCATATTTATCAGGATTAAAAATCTTTTGCCATATTGCCGAAAACCGCTTTATCCATTTTAAATCTGCACCCTTTTTTGAGGCCAGATTAATTTCCTTGTAAAAATCCAAAGAATAGACAGAAAATCCATTGTATGCAAGCTTGCAGAAAAATGACTTGTAAATTTCAGAATTTGCTGTTTCTGGCGGCGCAAACAAAACAATTTTTCTTCCTGCAGGACTTTCTATTTCCGGCTCAAAATTATAAAGCTTTATAGAAGGAACTGTAAAGGGCTCTTTTAGCTCAGAAAATCCTTTTTGAAAACTTCCTGAATACAAAACCGTGTTTTGCTTTACAGGCAGGCGATTTTTTTTAGGATTCATAGGACGGAAATAAATAACTACAAAAATCATCAGTGCGACAAAAATAGCATTCAGCGAGCAAATCAAAATAAGTTTTAACTCATACGAATCCAGAATAACATCAGAAAACATCCTTAAAACGGAGCGGACATTCCAAATAGCAGACAAAAATGCAAGCACAAAAATCAGAAAATTTTCAACAGAAAGTGTAAAAACAAAAATGTTTACAATTGCAATAAAAAGCCCCGCAAAAGGCGCAATCGACAGCGAATCTTTTTTTGAATGATTTACAAAAACAAATCTGGCGTTTCCTATAAAAAGCAGGGCAAGAACAAGCAAGTCTGCCAAAGTCTGGTTTGTCATTTTAACTTTTCCTGTGTTTCCTTGATTATTTTCTGAAACTGCTCCATCGATTTTTCTATGCTGAACTGGCACGCATGGCTGATAATTTTTTCTTTCTTGAAAACACCTTTTGAATCAAGCCGCTCAAATTCAAGAATTGAAGATGCAACGCTGTCTGTTTCCTGCTTGTCAAAAAAAATACCTGTCTTTCCATCAATGACAGTTTCCAAAGCTCCGCCTTTTCCAAATGCAATTACAGGCCGACCGCAAGCCTGAACTTCCAAAGGTGTAAGTCCCAAATCTTCTTCCGCGCAAAAAATAAGAGCTCGGCAACGCTGAAGATATGAGCGCACTTCTGAATCTTCTGCTCTTCCTGCAAAAAGAATGTTTTTGTCGTTTCCTGCAAGTTTCTTTAGATTCTCCATTTCAGAGCCAGCACCAATAACAACAAGCCTGCGTCCAAGTTTTTTACACGCGCTCACAGCCAAATCAATGCGCTTGTAAGGCACAAGACGAGAAAATGCGACATAAAAATCTTCAGGCTCAACATCAGCAGAAAAAAATCGTTCAGTATTTATAGGACAGTAAACAACTTTAGCATCCAAATTCCAGAATTTTTTTATACGCCGGGCAATATAATTTGAATTCGCAACAACAGCGTCAATTCTCTGGCTTGAAATAAAATCCCACTGCCGCAAAGCTGGAATCCAGCGGTTCATAAAAAATCGTGTAAGTATTCCGCTTCTCTTTCTGTAGTCAAAAAACAAATCCCAAGCATAACGCATTGGTGAATGAATATATGCAATATGTGGAACAGAAGGCGGCGTAATTACACCTTTCGCACAACAAGATGAAGAGCAAAGCACCAAGTCATATCCTGAAAAATCAAAGGATTCAAAGGCATTCGGCATGAACTTTAAAAGCTTTGTATAAATCCGCGAAGCAAAAGGAAGTTTTTGTATATAAGAAGTGTAAATTTTATTCTTGGCAAAATGACTGCCCATCTTTTTTTTGTTGTACACAAGAGTATAAATATCAGCATCTGGATAAAGACGAAGCATATACTCAACCCAAGTTTCAGCACCGCCATAATTTACAAGCCAGTCATGTACAATTGCAACTTTCATTTTTTGTTTTCCTATGAGCGAATTTTAATGTAAATCTGAATTGTTTTCAATGAATTTCAGTCTGAAAGCAACTGAACCCAAGCCTGCATAAGAATTCCAAAAGCAACGCCAACATTTAAAGACGCTTTTAATCCTGTCATCGGAATTGAAACTCTTCCATAATCAGCTCTTTTTAACGCTTCCGGGCTTACACCAAGCTCTTCTGAACCGATTATTACAATTCCTTCTTTTGGAAAAGAAAATTCAGTTATTGGAGTTCCGCCTGTTTCCAAAACAAAAACCGGCTTGTCCTGCGGAAGTTCTTCTAAGGAACATCTTTTGTAGCCTAAGGTTTCTATGCAGCCCATTCCGCTTCTTAATGCACGGGACTGATTTGGATCTGTGCAGTTCGGGGAAATAAAAACATTTTCGCAACCCATAGCTTCCGCAGTTCTAAAAATAGAGCCTATGTTAAACGGAGAGCGAATATCTTCTGCATAAACACTTACGCCTTTGAAAAACTTTCTGTTTTGAACACAAAAACTTTCATTAGAATGCGGCGCAATAACCAAATCCCATTCAGCCGGAAAAGTTCCTATTATGGCCAGCAAAGAATTCCGGGCAAAATTGCAAACCCTTCGCTCATCAAAGTCTTCCGCTTCAATAAGTTTTTTTAGTTCTTCGGCGGCACTTTCTGGAAGTTTTGGGTCATCCATCACAATCCGCGCAACGGTTTTTGTATATTCAGCACGCGTCATTCCCGGAAAATTATATTCAGTTCCATGTTCTGCAATGCCGGCAATATCGCGTTCAAGCTCGCCAAAAGTAAGAGCCAGCTTACGTCTTTTTTGTCCCGGTTCAAGCTGAAAAAGTTTTCCAGGATTTATCATCAGTAAGCCTTCTTTATGATTTCAAACAAATCGTCAGTTGTCATGCTGCGCTGAAGACTGTTCATAAGATCAAGCTCACCTGCATCTTCCGCCGCAACAGAAAGCTGTTCTATAGAAAGCGAAAGGTCTTTTAAACGTGCCGGAATATTTATCTTAGCAATTTTCTGTCTTACATAATCCGCAAGAGAAGCAACAGCCGAAGAAACAGAATCTTCCGGGCGGGAGGCATTCAAAAGACGTGAAAGAACCGCAAGTTTTTCAGCCTTGAAAGAAGCCGCATCTTCAATAATATACGGAAGTAAAATTGCAGAAATCAGCGAGCGGGAAATTTTATATCGAGAATTTATTGCAAGCGAAAGAAGATTTGCGGCGCCAAAAGAACTTGAGGCAGCCCCCAAAGAAGCCATGCATCCGCCCTGGGCCAAAAGAACTTCCTGCGGAGTTGTAACGGAAAGATTCGGTGCGCCATCTTCGGCATAACTCAAAAGCTGAACGGATTTTTCTATAATCATATCGCTGAAAAAAGTAGATTTCTGGCTTAAATATCCTTCAACCGCAAAAGCCAAAGCTTCAATTGACATGCAGGAAATTTGCTTTTCTGTCAAAGCCATCTGAAGATTCGGATCCCAAAGAACAAGCTTGCAAAGTCCGTTTTGAGTTTTTATAAGCTTTACTTTTGTTGAACGCGCGTCAGTTACAAAAGCTCTGTCTGTAAAAATAAAACTATCTCTATTTGTTGAAGGCAGGCAAATAAGCGGAAGAGTTCTTTTAGGCGGAATCAAATTTTCGTCAATATAATCGTAAATGCTCTTGGAATTTTCGTAGTAAAGAGCGCAGACAATGCGTGCAAGCGAAAGTGTTCTTCCGCCTCCAACCGCAATAACTCCATGTACTTTTGCATCCTGAGCGAGCTTCAAGACAACTTTTGCAGTTTCTGAATCAGATCCAAGCGGAATTTCGTCAAAAACAAAATAATCAACGTTTCTTTCTGCAAGAGACGCCGTAACTTTTGAAGCTGTTCCCGATTCCTTTAGAACCGGATCCATTAAAACCAAAAAATTAGAGCCGTACTCCAACGCATACTGACCAAGACGGGTCGCAGTATAAGAACCAAGAACAATATTAGGTGAAATTTTGAATATAAAATCTGCCATATTAGAAAAAAACTCCTGCAAAAAAAAAGAGCGGAACTATTCCGCCCTAATTTATCCCCTGCAAAAAATACGGAAATTACAAACCGTAAGCACTAAGAATTTGATCCGCAGTAGCTGCAATCGTAGCTTCATTGAGGTAATTTGGATCCTGAATCTTGAGCTTAATCTGCTCCACCAGCTCTGAACGAACATCTGGAGTTTCCTCTGCCACTTTATTCATAAACATAGCTTCTGCCATGGCTTTGGCTTCATCGGAAACACTGATTTCATCAGACACATACTGAGAACCTGCAACATTATTTGAACGTTTTGTGTTCTGCAATGAGTTTAGAGCATTAACCTCTGAAATCTTGTTTATCATCATATCTTGCCTCTCTTATCTTATCGGAAGATTCTTCTGAAATCTTGATATTTTTATTTCCTGAAATAAAAACAGCAAATTCCCCAAGAATCTTCTGACGGGAACTGTAATCTTCAAAAACTTCCTGCGCCGTTCCTTCTGTTATTTCTTCATGAAGCTTTGTAAGCTCCCTGCCAACAACAACACAGCGGCTACCTTCAATATCGGCAATGTCCGCCAGAAGTTTTACAATTCTAAACGGACTTTCGTACAAAATAACGGCATCTCCAGTTTCCAAAAGCTCCTTTACACGGCTTTTTCTCCTACCCGGCTTTGGAGAAAGAAAACCTTCAAAAATCAAGGTTTTTCCGCCAGCACCTGCAACACTTGCCAATGCCGCAAAAGCACTTGCTCCTGGAATCGGAATAACGGAATGACCTGCTTTGCGCGCAAAACCAGCAAGAACTGCCCCCGGATCACTTATTCCAGGAGTTCCAGCATCGCTTGCATAGGCAACTTTCTGACCTTCGTCAAGCAGCTTTATAATTTTTTCAGAAGCAAACTGCTCATTCTGCGCCCGGCAACTGACCAAAGGCTTTCGGATTTCAAAATGATTCAACAATTGAAGCGTATGGCGCGTATCTTCCGCCGCAACAACGTCAACACTTTTCAAAATTTCAACAGCCCTAAAAGTCATATCGCCCAAATTTCCAATAGGCGTAGCTACAATATATAATTCCGACACCGTATTTATAGTATACAATTACTAATATCTTTTTGCAATGTTTAAAATCGGCTTTGGTATTTTTCTTAAAGCATCACGGCTTAACTTCGTGAAAAAAAAACCGATAATAAAACGAGGATCAGTTT contains the following coding sequences:
- the pyrF gene encoding orotidine-5'-phosphate decarboxylase; this encodes MKHNMQILQELAAKNGPLCVGLDTDPSYIPQNLVEKFSPAQAVLEYNKLLIKKITEDKSACCFKVQIAYYEAMGIEGLKVYAQTLKAVKDSGLICISDIKRGDIAATASAYAKAHFSGDFESDIITINPYMGFDTLKPFTEFCASKGKGVFVLLRTSNPGMTDIEQKELKTGGRVLDEVGKELERLSNQMKETFPEQTCSPIGAVVGCTEESDANYLRQTYKDIFFLIPGYGAQGGAASICTALLKNAGGTVNSSRGILCAWKKDSDCIKKQQDGKLLSFDDIVEAAAKAAIASKNELTNIR
- the rsmI gene encoding 16S rRNA (cytidine(1402)-2'-O)-methyltransferase, giving the protein MSELYIVATPIGNLGDMTFRAVEILKSVDVVAAEDTRHTLQLLNHFEIRKPLVSCRAQNEQFASEKIIKLLDEGQKVAYASDAGTPGISDPGAVLAGFARKAGHSVIPIPGASAFAALASVAGAGGKTLIFEGFLSPKPGRRKSRVKELLETGDAVILYESPFRIVKLLADIADIEGSRCVVVGRELTKLHEEITEGTAQEVFEDYSSRQKILGEFAVFISGNKNIKISEESSDKIREARYDDKQDFRG
- the yfcE gene encoding phosphodiesterase: MKWLIASDIHGSSFYCKKLLEKFNEEKADRLLLLGDILYHGPRNDLPKEYNPKIVTALLNEYSEKISCVRGNCDSEVDQMVLNFPIMAEYAILDVGSRLIFATHGHIFNEVNPLKMPSGSVLICGHFHVPKILKHENYLYLNTGSVSLPKENSWHSYILFDGDRFYWKDLKNDEEKLSIRLSSEY
- the lspA gene encoding signal peptidase II gives rise to the protein MNQNTKNKLLPLTLSFAVILLDQITKCLVVKFIPRLTVFADDAVIEIFGKYLRLIHVRNNAIAFSMGSGLSDGLRGILFALLPLFVIIAVYVIYFRNNEFTKLQRWAVCGILGGGIGNLIDRFFRPEGVVDFVDCYFFGLFGMERWPTFNFADAAVVVCGIIFVITFVFQVKSDRKNNKKE
- a CDS encoding flagellar biosynthesis anti-sigma factor FlgM → MMINKISEVNALNSLQNTKRSNNVAGSQYVSDEISVSDEAKAMAEAMFMNKVAEETPDVRSELVEQIKLKIQDPNYLNEATIAATADQILSAYGL
- a CDS encoding PFL family protein, giving the protein MIFSPVEIEETVNMFMRQKLDVRCITMGISLLDCADSDAKKANQKIYDKIMRYAGNLVRVGQDIEKEFGVPIINKRISVTPIALVAGASGEKSYVEYCRTLDKCAKELGVNFIGGFSALVQKGITPADRILIDSIPEALATTNFVCSSVNVGTTKNGINMDAVKLMGETIKKTAEVSRNCEINGCAKLVVFTNAPEDNPFMAGAFHGPGEGDAVINVGVSGPGVILAAAREYKGRPINELADGIKKMAFKITRMGQMVGTEAAKRLGVNFGILDLSLAPTPEVGDSVARILEEIGLEGAGAPGTTAALAMLTDMVKKGGVMASTNVGGLSGAFIPVSEDEGMINAVKQHSITLEKLEAMTCVCSVGLDMIAIPGDTPATTISGIMADEMAIGMVNNKTTAVRLIPAPGKKAGEWVEFGGLLGGCPVIDVNKFGCADFINRGGRIPAPIHSFRN
- a CDS encoding iron-containing alcohol dehydrogenase; translation: MADFIFKISPNIVLGSYTATRLGQYALEYGSNFLVLMDPVLKESGTASKVTASLAERNVDYFVFDEIPLGSDSETAKVVLKLAQDAKVHGVIAVGGGRTLSLARIVCALYYENSKSIYDYIDENLIPPKRTLPLICLPSTNRDSFIFTDRAFVTDARSTKVKLIKTQNGLCKLVLWDPNLQMALTEKQISCMSIEALAFAVEGYLSQKSTFFSDMIIEKSVQLLSYAEDGAPNLSVTTPQEVLLAQGGCMASLGAASSSFGAANLLSLAINSRYKISRSLISAILLPYIIEDAASFKAEKLAVLSRLLNASRPEDSVSSAVASLADYVRQKIAKINIPARLKDLSLSIEQLSVAAEDAGELDLMNSLQRSMTTDDLFEIIKKAY
- a CDS encoding dihydroorotate dehydrogenase, translating into MDKPEIDKDGNGILFSGNAKVTECKEIHSNVFLLETELELERKTQVSPLPGQFYLVKSTRSNVQFGRPISVYHADRKSDTILRVQFLILQKGEGTAELCHLLKNDLVELSGPLGNSFKKTEGKLCICGGGIGVAPVANFASSLPPKSYDFYASFKSGSYGLEKVEPEKLIITTDDGSVGIHGMVTAALTSDIIKKEGYSAIYACGPTPMLAYIQKIAKEADVKCFLSIEKKMLCGAGACLGCTVRTKEGNRRVCKDGPVFNAEILEFEKPEFAKRNPLPLGIEPDLSVEIAGIKFKNPVIAASGTFGFGQNYRGFFDVSRLGGISSKGLTLAPKGGNSGERVIEVSSGDINSIGLENPGVPHFIQNELPEMLKLDTVSIANLAGHDLDSYIKGAELLDKTPVPAIELNISCPNVKAGGMAWGINPEAAFTCVSAVRKATSKPLIVKLSPNAPDLVSVALACIKAGANALSLINTIQAVAIDIESGRPVFDNIKAGLCGPAVKPIALRMVYDVVKAVNSLPKEQQIPVIGLGGISKWQDAVEFIMAGASAIQVGTATFSNPKTMIEIIEGLKKFMQSHGYKKIEDFRGIAQV
- a CDS encoding glycosyltransferase — its product is MKVAIVHDWLVNYGGAETWVEYMLRLYPDADIYTLVYNKKKMGSHFAKNKIYTSYIQKLPFASRIYTKLLKFMPNAFESFDFSGYDLVLCSSSCCAKGVITPPSVPHIAYIHSPMRYAWDLFFDYRKRSGILTRFFMNRWIPALRQWDFISSQRIDAVVANSNYIARRIKKFWNLDAKVVYCPINTERFFSADVEPEDFYVAFSRLVPYKRIDLAVSACKKLGRRLVVIGAGSEMENLKKLAGNDKNILFAGRAEDSEVRSYLQRCRALIFCAEEDLGLTPLEVQACGRPVIAFGKGGALETVIDGKTGIFFDKQETDSVASSILEFERLDSKGVFKKEKIISHACQFSIEKSMEQFQKIIKETQEKLK
- a CDS encoding TrmH family RNA methyltransferase, giving the protein MINPGKLFQLEPGQKRRKLALTFGELERDIAGIAEHGTEYNFPGMTRAEYTKTVARIVMDDPKLPESAAEELKKLIEAEDFDERRVCNFARNSLLAIIGTFPAEWDLVIAPHSNESFCVQNRKFFKGVSVYAEDIRSPFNIGSIFRTAEAMGCENVFISPNCTDPNQSRALRSGMGCIETLGYKRCSLEELPQDKPVFVLETGGTPITEFSFPKEGIVIIGSEELGVSPEALKRADYGRVSIPMTGLKASLNVGVAFGILMQAWVQLLSD